The Streptomyces sp. NBC_00286 nucleotide sequence GCGCGACATGGGAGGAGTGGGAGCCCATGACGATGCCGACATCCGCGAGCGCCAGCGCTGGGGCGTCGTTGGTGCCGTCGCCGACCATCGCCACGCTGTGCCCCTCCGCCTGGAGGTCGCGGATCAGCTGGAGTTTGGCCTCGGGCAGCGCATGGGCGTGCACCTCCGTGATGCCGAGGGTGTCGGCCACGGCCTGGGCGGTCTCCGGCGCGTCGCCGGTCAGCAGCACGATGCGGGTCACCCCGAGGTCGGTCAGCTGGCGGACGACGGTGTCGGCTCCGCCCCGTACCGCGTCGGACAGGCCGAGCATGCCGATCAGCTTCTCGTCGTGGGCGAGGCAGATGACGGTCTCGCCGACGGCGCGCAGCCGGCTCGTCCATGCCTCGGCCACCTCGGAGAGGTCCAGGCCGTGGCGGCGCAGCAGGGCGGGGCTGCCCACCAGCAGGCGGGTGCCGTCGAGTTCGGCGCGTACACCCATGCCGAGGACGACCTCGCAGGCCTGGTGGATCGGGATGTGCAGGTGCTGTTCCTCGGTACGCCGGACGATGGCCTCGGCGAGCGGGTGCCGTGCGTGCATCTCACCGGAGGCCGCCAGGCTCAGGATCTGATCGGTGGTGAACTCCTCGTCGAGCTGCACCACGCTGGTGACCAGGGGACGCCCGAGCGTGAGGGTGCCGGTCTTGTCGAAGACCACGGCGGTGACCCGGCCGATCCCTTCCAGGTGGGTGCCGCCCTTGATGAGCGTGCCCCGGCGGGCGCCGTTGCCGATGGCCGCGCTGATCGCGGTCGGCGTGGCCAGGCCCGCGGCGCAGGGGCAGGGGATCAGCAGCATGGTCATCGCACGCCTGGCGTCCCGCGTCAGCACGTACGTGATCCCCGACAGGGCGAACGAGACGGGCACGAAGCGGCGGGTGAAGGCGGCGGCGACGGTCTGGATCGGCGCCCGGTCGGCCTGCGCCTCCTCGACCCGGGTGATGATCCGCCCCACGACCGTGTCCTGTCCGACGGAGGTGGCCCGTACGGTCAGGGAGCCGGTGGAGACGAGGGTGCCCGCGTACACCTCGCTGCCGGGATGCACGTACACCGGGAGCGCCTCACCGGTGATCGCCGCCTGGTCGACCAGTGCCTCGCCGGACTCGGCGATTCCGTCGACGGGGATGCGGTGGTGCTCGTACACCGCGACCGCGTCCCCGGTCCTGACCTCCGTGAGATCGACCTCCACCTCCACGCCGTCGCGGACCAGCCAGACCCGCTCCTCGCCGATGGAGAGCAGTTCCTCGATGGCGCGCCGGGTCCGTCGCAGGGTGATGGCCTGCAGGAACTCGCCGATGTTGAGCAGCCACAGCACCATCAGCGCGACCACGTTCTCGCGCAGCACGAGCGAGATCACGGTCGCCGTCGTCACCAGCAGATCGGTGCCGGCGTGGCGTCTGCCGCCGAGGGTGCGGGCGGCGCCGCGGAAGAACGGCAGCCCGGTGAAGACGGTGACCGCGCCGAGGAAGCCGGACGCGCCCCCCGGGGTCCACGGAGGCCGGCCGAGCAGTCGCCGCAGTCCCACCAGGGCGAGCACCGCACCGCCGACGACCAGGCGCGCGACCTCGCCCGTGGAGGAATCGGGTACGGACCGGCTGGCTCGGGCGGGTGCCTCCGGCGGCGGCGCCTCGGCAAGGGCGGCGACCAGCCGCTCCACGTCGACCAAGTCGGGCTGCACCCAGACGATCACGGCACCCGTCCGCGGAAAGATACGCAGCGCCCTGAACCCCGGCAGATCGGCGAACCGCTCATCGACGAGCCCGGCACACCCGGGCCGCGCCCGCAGCCAGGGAACGAGCAGCCGTACGCGGCCCGCGGCGGCCGACCGCACCATCACCCCGGAGCCGGAGCCGGAGCCGGAGCCGGAGCCGGAGCCGGAGCCGGAGCCGGAGCCGGGATCCGGACCGGGCGTGGGAATGTCGCCGGGTGCGGACGTGCCGGACATAGCGACCACCTCTCAGATGCCCTCTCAACGGCCTTGGTGAAGTGGTGCGGTACCGCGCCCCGTAAGGGGCGCGGTACCTGCGCGATCAGCCCCCACCGGCCCGCTGGTTCACCACCGTCCTTCCAACGGAGCGCTTAGTGCTCGTGGTCGTGGGCGTGCTCCTCGACGCCGACCGCCGAGGGCGGCAGCGCCTCCTCGCCCAACTGCTGCTTGGCCTCCGCCAGCAGGTCTCCCGCTTTCAGGCGGGCCTCCTCGGCAGCCGCCCCGAGCCGTCGCCCCGTCGTGATGCCGCCCGCGATGCCGCTCACCAGAAGCCTGCGTGCCGCGGGCTTCGCCTTGGGTGCGACCTTGGCGGCTCCCCGCAGAACCAGTACGCCGGCGGTTCCGGACAAGGCGTAATGCGTGATGCGGCCCGCGACCGCACCTGCGAGAGCGGCTGGATGCATCATGATCTCCTTCCGCGGGCCGGATTCGGCAGGCTTTGTGTTTCTTTGATGCGGTAAGTCCATTCTCGCCCCATGGTGGATGCCGTGCATCAGCCGTACCGGAGGGGTGGTCGGCCCCCTCCGTGAACGAGGCGTGAACGAGGGACAGATGAAAACGATTATCATGTATTGTCGGGGCGTTCCGGGACCTGAGAAGAAGAGAAGCGAGGGCATCGATGCTGCGCTCCCCGTCGAGATTCGTCCGCAGTTGGATCACCGCGGTGATAGTGGGGTCTGTACTGGTCGGATGCGGCGAGTCCAACGAACCCGCGAGTGAAGGCGCCGCCGCGGCCGGTGCGAAGACCGATGTCACCGTGCAACCCATCAAGGCGACACAGGAGTTGACGGACGCGAAGGGCGTCAAGATCTCCCTGCAGAAGGAACCGCAGCGTGTCGTCTGCCTGTTCGCGCTCTGCGACGACATCCTGACCGAGCTGGGCATCGTCCCCACGGCCACCAACAGCGCGCTTCTCGCCCACCCGGACTTCCTGGGGGAGACGAAGGCGAAGGAAGTCGACGTCATTCCGGGCGGGTTCATCGCCCCCGAGGTGGAGGCGATCCTCTCCCACAAGCCCGATCTGGTCATCGGCCTCGAGGACACCCACGGCAAGCTCGCCCCGGCCCTGAAAAACGCCACCACCTTCTGGCCCATGCAGCCCGAAACCTGGCAGGACAGCGTGGGGTACCTGCGCGATGTCGCCGCGCTCACCGGCCGTACCGCCCAGGGCGAGAAGGCCGAGAAGACCTTCCGCACCAAGCTCGCCGAGGCCGAGCAGAACAAGAGCGACAAGACCGCGCTCGTCATCTACGGCAGCGACGAGAACTTCGGCGTCGCCACTCCGGGGACGGACGTGGCGGGCGGGCTGTTCCCGAAGCTGGCGGACTACCCCTGGAAGTCCCGTGGCGTGGAGGGCAGTTACAGCCTCGAAGAGATCCTCGCGCGGGACGTGGACGTACTGTTCGTCGAGACGATCGCCTTCGGCGAAGCGGACGGCAAGCTGTCGGAGAAGCTGGCGAAGAACCCGCTGTGGGAGAAGATCACGGCCGTCCAGAACGGGGACGTCCACGAGGTGAACTCCGAAGTGTGGGCCAAGGGTCGCGGCACCCGTTCCCTGGGCATCGTCCTCGACGAGGCCACGGCCGCGCTCCGGTGAGCGCGCCCACCGCGACGGCGGTAGAGGGGGCGAGGTCGGGAGGGCGGCTCCCGCGGTCCGGTGGGATGTGGCAACTCGCCTTGGTCATCGGGCTGTTGGTCGCCGCGTCCGTCTGCGCGCTGAGTTTGGGCACGCCGTACGTTCCCCTGTACCGGCTGCCCGATGCGCTGCTCGACGCGGACAGTACGTTCGCCGGGGTCGTCGTCACCGAACTCCGCGTGCCTCGGCTGGTGTTGGCGCTGGTCGCCGGGGCCTGCCTGGGTGCGGCAGGGCTCGTACTGCAGGAGGCGCTGCGCAACCCGCTCGCGGTCCCTGAGATGCTGGGCCTTTCGTCCGGGGCGGCGCTCGGGGTCGCCGCGCCGCTGGTGCTGGCGGTGTCGATCCCGGCCGCCGTCCAGCCCTTGCTGGCCATCGGCGGGGCCGCGCTCGGCGGTGCCCTTACGCTGCTCGCGGCAGGGGTGGGGCGCAGCCCATCCGCCGTACTGCTCACGGGCGCCGCGGTCGCCGCCGCCCTGCAGGCCGCGCTGCTCGTCCTCATGGTGATGGCCGATCAGCTCGACCTTCAGCTGATCTACCGGTATCTGCTCGGTTCGCTCTCCGCCCGCACCTGGGAGGACGTCACCGGGCTGTGGCCCTGGCTGCTCGTCGCCGCGCCCGCGCTCGTGCTGTGCGCGCCGGTGCTGTCGGTGCTGCGACTGGGCGACGAGGACGCAGAGGCGCTGGGCGTGCGCGCGCAGTGGGCCCGGTTCGCCGCGCTGGCCATCGCCGTCGTCCTGATCGCACCGGTGACGGCGGTGTGCGGGCCGGTGGCATGGGTCGGGTTCCTCGCCCCGCACCTGGCACGACGGCTCAACCCCCGTGCCGACGCGGTACGTTGGCTGCCCTGGTCGGCGGCGTGGGGCGCCGTAGTGGTGGCCGTCGCCGACGTACCGGCCCGGCTCGCACTGGCGCCCGTGGAGACACCGGCCGGCGCCTGGACGGCTCTGCTCGGCGTGCCCGCCGGTGTCGCACTGCTCCGGTCGGGCCATCGGAGGCCGACGGCGCGGCGACGGGCGGCGGGATCGGATGCCGCGCGGGCGGAACAGCGGGAGGCGGGTCCCGCAGCTGGACGCTCAGAGGCACCGGGGGTGGAACCTCGCCGCGAGGCGCGCGCGACCCCCGCTCCCGAGGCCCCCGCTCGCGAGGCCGCTGAGACCCACGAGATCCGGGTGGCCTCCGGCTCCGAGGCCATTGAGGTTCGCGATGCCAGCGAAGCTCTCGATGTTTGCGAGGCTCCCAAGTCCCGCGAGGCATCGGAGGCAAGCGGGGACTCCGAGGCCATTGAGGTTCGCGATGCCAGCGAAGCTCTCGATGTTTGCGAGGCTCCCAAGTTCCGCGAGGCATCGGAGGCAAGCGGGGCATCAGAGGTCCCCACTCCCGAGGCCGCCCCGAACCTCGAGGTCCCCGAAATCCACGAGGTCGCCGAGACTTTCGAGGCGGCCGATGCCCCCGAGGCCTCTCAGGCCCCTGACGTCCGAGGGCCCCTCGGGGAGAAGCCCAACCGCGACGGTCCTTCCGACGTCCATCCCCTGCCCCGACCCGGTGGGACGACCGCCCCGGAGAAGTCCCGATGAGCCGGCGTTTCGGACTCCTCGCTGCCCTCCTCGTCGTCTGTGTCTGCGCGGAACTGCTGGCCGGGCGTGGCATGTCGCCCGCCGTCGTCTGGGACGTCCTCGGCGGGGGAGGAGGCGCCACGGAACGGCACATCCTGCTCCAACTCCGCCTGCCCAGGCTGCTGGTGGCCCTCGGTGCGGGGGCGTGCCTCGGGGTGGCGGGACTGGTTCTGCAGTCCGCCCTGCGCAACCCGCTCGCCGGGCCCGAGGTCACCGGCGTGACGCCGGGTGCCGTGCTCGGGGCCGTAGCCGCGACCGGTCTCGGGCTCGCGGGGTGGGAGTCGCCGCTCGCCGTTGTCGTCGCCGCGTGCGTGGGCGGCTGTACCGGGGCCGCGTTGCTGTGGCTGCTCGCCGGGCGGGGCCGGGGCGACCCCGCGCAGACCGCTGTGCACGGGGTGCTCGTGTCGGCCGTGCTCGGCGGGCTCACCGCCATGGTGCTGCTCGTCGCGCCGGGGGAGCTCGGCAGCGTCGTGCAGTGGCTCGTCGGCACGACGGACGGCCGGGTGTGGCAGCACTGGAACCTGCTGTGGCCCTGGGCGCTCGTATGGGGTGCCGCGGCGTGGCTGCTGGCCGGGCCGCTGACCCTGCTGCGCTGCGGTGACGAGATCGCCGGCGCCGCCGGACTGTCCGCCGCACGGGCCCGGACCCTCGCCCTGCTGTGCGCGGTGGCGCTCACGGCCGGTGCGGTCGCCGCCGTGGGGGCGCTGGGTTTCGTCGGGCTGCTCGTACCGCACCTCGCGCTGGCCGTGTTCGGCGCGGACCTGCGGATCGCACTGCCCGGCGCCGCCCTCGTGGGGGCCGCCGTGGTGTGCGGGGCGGACGCGGCGGCGCAGCTCTCCTCGCGGCTGCTGGCGGTCGCGCTGGACTCCGACCGGCTCACCCTGCCGGTGGGAGCGCTCACCACCTGCCTCGGGGCCGCGCTGCTGCTGCTCGTCGTACGCCGCGCACCGAGCCGGACGTTCTGATGTCGACGAAGGAGACGAAGGAACAGAGCATGACCGAACCCCTGGGGATCCATGTCGAGGGAGTCCACTTCGGTTACCCCGGCCGCCCCGTGCTGCGCGGCGTCGACGTGACCGTCGAGCCCGGCGAGCTGACCGCGCTCATCGGCCTCAACGGCTGCGGAAAGTCGACCCTGTTGCGGCTGGCCGCCGGGCTGCTGCGGCCGGAGGAGGGGCGCGTACGGCTCGGCGGCGACGACCTCGCCCGGCTCTCCCGGCGCGCCACCGCCCGGCGGGTCGCACTGCTGCACCAGGCGGCCCCGGCCGTCCCCGGCATGACGGTGCGTCACCTCGTACGGCAGGGGCGGTACGCGGCCCGCGGCCCCCTCGGCATGCTGCGCGAGGGCGACGACCCCGTCGTACGGCGTGCACTGCGCGACGTAGGCGTGGAGCAGTGGGCCGAGCGGGACGTCGACGCGCTGTCCGGGGGCGAGCGGCAACGGGTACGGCTTGCGATGGCGCTCGCCCAGGACACCCGCGTACTCCTGCTCGACGAGCCCACCACGTACCTGGACCTGCACCATCAACTCGACGTGCTGCAAACCGTGGTGAGGCTGCGTGAGGAGCGCGGCCTCACCGTCGTGATGGTGCTGCACGACCTGGCCCACGCCGCCCGGTTCGCCGAACGGATCGTCGCCCTGCGGGACGGCCGCGTGGTGGCCGACGGGCCACCGAAGGAGGTCGTCACGCCCGGACTGCTCGCGGACGTCCTCAAGGTGGCGGGACGGGTCGGACAGGACCCCGAGGGCGGCTGGCCGGTGTGTTACCCGGACCACCCTCTTCCCGCCCTCGGCACCACCCACTCCGAAGCGGGATCCTCGTGATCGTCCACCCCGAACTGCGCCGCGCCGCCCGCCACGCACGGCGTCCCCTGCTCACGGCCACCCTTCTGCAGGCCGCCGTCACCCTCACCCACCTCGCGCAGGCCGTACTGCTGGCCGTCGCCCTCGCCGACCTGGCCCGAGGCGACATGAACCGGCTGCCGCCGCTCCTCGGGGCGGTACTCGGAGCCGTCGCCACACGGGCCGGGCTCGGCTACTGGCAGCGGCGTACCGCCACCCGCGCCGGAGCACAGGTCAGGGTGCACCTGCGCGACGAACTCCTCGCCCACCTCGGTCAGTTGGGGCCCGCGCACCTCTCCATCACGCGCGCCGGAGCCGTCCGCACCACCCTCGTCGACGGCGTCGAGGGCGTCGACGCCTACGTCTCCCGCTACCTGCCCCAGCTCCTCATCACCCTCACCGTGCCGCCCCTGCTGCTCGCCGCCCTGGCCGCCGTCGAACCGGCCGCCCTCCTCGGCCTCGTACCCACCCTGCTGCTCGCCCTGTTCGGGCCGCGTGCCTGGGACCGGCTGCTCGCCAAGCGCGGCAAGGAACACTGGGACACGTACGAGGGACTGGGCGCCGACTATCTCGAAGCACTGCAGGGCATGCCCGCGTTGCGGGCCGCGGGTGCCGTCGGGCGCACCCGGCAGCGGCTGGAGGAACGGTCGGCGGCGCTGCACCGCGCCACCGTCGCCAAGCTGCGCGTGTCGCTCGTCGACACCGGACTCACCGACCTGGCCATCCAGGGCGGCACAGCGGCCGCCGCGCTGCTCGCCTGCTGGTCGGCGGTCACCGGATCCACCACGGCGACCGGCACCTACCTGGTGCTGCTGCTGGCGTCCGAGTGCTTCCGGCCCGTACGCGATCTGTCCCGTGAGTGGCACGCCGGGTACCTGGGGATGTCGGCCGCGGACGGACTCGCGGCGCTGCGTACCGCCGAACCCGCGGTCGCCGACACGGGAACGGTACGGGCGCGCTGGCCGGACCCGCCCCAAGTGCGCTTCGAAGACGTGCAGTTCAGCTACGTCGGCGCCGAGACGCCCGCGCTCCGGGGCGTCACCTTCACCGCCGAAGCGGGGTGCACCACCGCGATCGTCGGCCCCTCGGGAGCCGGCAAGTCCACCCTGCTCGCCCTGCTCCTGCGCCACCGCGACCCGCACCAGGGACGGATCACCGTCAGCGGCCGTGACATAGCCGCGTACACGCTCGACTCGCTGCGACAGGGCATCGCCGTCGTCTCGCAGGAGACCTACCTCTTCCACGCCACCATCGCCGACAATCTGCGCCTGGCCCGGCCAGCCGCCACGGACGACGACCTGGTACGCGCGGCACGGACCGCCGGCATCCACGACGAGATCACCGCACTCCCCGAGGGCTACGCCACCGTCCTCGGCGAACGCGGCGCCACCCTGTCCGGCGGCCAGCGACAGCGCCTCGCCCTCGCCCGCGCCCTGCTGGCCGACGCCCCGGTGCTCGTCCTCGATGAAGCCACGAGCGCGGTCGACGAACGCCGTGAGGCGGACATCGTCCGCGAACTGCTCGCCGCCGCGGGCGACCGGACCGTTCTGCTGGTCGCCCACCGGCTCGCCGCCGTCCGGCACGCCGACCGCATCGTGGTGCTCGACGGCGGGCGCGTGGCCGCCGTGGGCGAGCACACCGCCCTCGTCGAAGCCGGCGGCGTCTACGCCGAGCTCGTCAAGGCGGGCCAGACGGACGAAGGAGGGGTCGCCGCATGAGCGGCACCACCGACGCATCCGTACCCGCGCGGGGCGCACTGCGCGCTCTGCTGCCCGCCCTCGCCGGGCACCGCGTCATGATGGCCCGCACCTGCGCCGCCGCACTGCTCGAACAGGGGTCGCTGGTCGCCCTGTTGACGCTGGCCGCGCACACCGTCGGAACCGCCGTCATTGAGGACCGCGCCCCCTCGACCGGTACGGTCACCGCTCTGGCCGCCCTCGTTCTCGTACGCGCCCTGATGACCTGGCGTGAGATGGACCTCTCGCACGACTTGGCCTACCGGGTGCTGGCCG carries:
- a CDS encoding ABC transporter ATP-binding protein/permease — encoded protein: MIVHPELRRAARHARRPLLTATLLQAAVTLTHLAQAVLLAVALADLARGDMNRLPPLLGAVLGAVATRAGLGYWQRRTATRAGAQVRVHLRDELLAHLGQLGPAHLSITRAGAVRTTLVDGVEGVDAYVSRYLPQLLITLTVPPLLLAALAAVEPAALLGLVPTLLLALFGPRAWDRLLAKRGKEHWDTYEGLGADYLEALQGMPALRAAGAVGRTRQRLEERSAALHRATVAKLRVSLVDTGLTDLAIQGGTAAAALLACWSAVTGSTTATGTYLVLLLASECFRPVRDLSREWHAGYLGMSAADGLAALRTAEPAVADTGTVRARWPDPPQVRFEDVQFSYVGAETPALRGVTFTAEAGCTTAIVGPSGAGKSTLLALLLRHRDPHQGRITVSGRDIAAYTLDSLRQGIAVVSQETYLFHATIADNLRLARPAATDDDLVRAARTAGIHDEITALPEGYATVLGERGATLSGGQRQRLALARALLADAPVLVLDEATSAVDERREADIVRELLAAAGDRTVLLVAHRLAAVRHADRIVVLDGGRVAAVGEHTALVEAGGVYAELVKAGQTDEGGVAA
- a CDS encoding heavy metal translocating P-type ATPase; protein product: MSGTSAPGDIPTPGPDPGSGSGSGSGSGSGSGSGSGVMVRSAAAGRVRLLVPWLRARPGCAGLVDERFADLPGFRALRIFPRTGAVIVWVQPDLVDVERLVAALAEAPPPEAPARASRSVPDSSTGEVARLVVGGAVLALVGLRRLLGRPPWTPGGASGFLGAVTVFTGLPFFRGAARTLGGRRHAGTDLLVTTATVISLVLRENVVALMVLWLLNIGEFLQAITLRRTRRAIEELLSIGEERVWLVRDGVEVEVDLTEVRTGDAVAVYEHHRIPVDGIAESGEALVDQAAITGEALPVYVHPGSEVYAGTLVSTGSLTVRATSVGQDTVVGRIITRVEEAQADRAPIQTVAAAFTRRFVPVSFALSGITYVLTRDARRAMTMLLIPCPCAAGLATPTAISAAIGNGARRGTLIKGGTHLEGIGRVTAVVFDKTGTLTLGRPLVTSVVQLDEEFTTDQILSLAASGEMHARHPLAEAIVRRTEEQHLHIPIHQACEVVLGMGVRAELDGTRLLVGSPALLRRHGLDLSEVAEAWTSRLRAVGETVICLAHDEKLIGMLGLSDAVRGGADTVVRQLTDLGVTRIVLLTGDAPETAQAVADTLGITEVHAHALPEAKLQLIRDLQAEGHSVAMVGDGTNDAPALALADVGIVMGSHSSHVALETADIALAGNDLRNVAAVVELSRHTLRVVRQNYTLAIGVNLVGLVAGAGGSVNPVLAALLHNTSSIAVVANSARLVGHTPHLPGEAAGRLRAAPLEERRVR
- a CDS encoding ABC transporter substrate-binding protein, whose translation is MLRSPSRFVRSWITAVIVGSVLVGCGESNEPASEGAAAAGAKTDVTVQPIKATQELTDAKGVKISLQKEPQRVVCLFALCDDILTELGIVPTATNSALLAHPDFLGETKAKEVDVIPGGFIAPEVEAILSHKPDLVIGLEDTHGKLAPALKNATTFWPMQPETWQDSVGYLRDVAALTGRTAQGEKAEKTFRTKLAEAEQNKSDKTALVIYGSDENFGVATPGTDVAGGLFPKLADYPWKSRGVEGSYSLEEILARDVDVLFVETIAFGEADGKLSEKLAKNPLWEKITAVQNGDVHEVNSEVWAKGRGTRSLGIVLDEATAALR
- a CDS encoding ABC transporter ATP-binding protein, giving the protein MTEPLGIHVEGVHFGYPGRPVLRGVDVTVEPGELTALIGLNGCGKSTLLRLAAGLLRPEEGRVRLGGDDLARLSRRATARRVALLHQAAPAVPGMTVRHLVRQGRYAARGPLGMLREGDDPVVRRALRDVGVEQWAERDVDALSGGERQRVRLAMALAQDTRVLLLDEPTTYLDLHHQLDVLQTVVRLREERGLTVVMVLHDLAHAARFAERIVALRDGRVVADGPPKEVVTPGLLADVLKVAGRVGQDPEGGWPVCYPDHPLPALGTTHSEAGSS
- a CDS encoding FecCD family ABC transporter permease — encoded protein: MSRRFGLLAALLVVCVCAELLAGRGMSPAVVWDVLGGGGGATERHILLQLRLPRLLVALGAGACLGVAGLVLQSALRNPLAGPEVTGVTPGAVLGAVAATGLGLAGWESPLAVVVAACVGGCTGAALLWLLAGRGRGDPAQTAVHGVLVSAVLGGLTAMVLLVAPGELGSVVQWLVGTTDGRVWQHWNLLWPWALVWGAAAWLLAGPLTLLRCGDEIAGAAGLSAARARTLALLCAVALTAGAVAAVGALGFVGLLVPHLALAVFGADLRIALPGAALVGAAVVCGADAAAQLSSRLLAVALDSDRLTLPVGALTTCLGAALLLLVVRRAPSRTF
- a CDS encoding DUF1490 family protein, which produces MMHPAALAGAVAGRITHYALSGTAGVLVLRGAAKVAPKAKPAARRLLVSGIAGGITTGRRLGAAAEEARLKAGDLLAEAKQQLGEEALPPSAVGVEEHAHDHEH